From the genome of Candidatus Defluviilinea proxima:
CGTGATCGAACCCAACCCGGCTTCTACATTGATCTCGGCGCGGTTGGGGTTGGTATCGTAGTCAGCAGATTGATACATGCGCGAGTCCAGTTGGGGGAAGCGGCTTGTGTTCACGTTCATCGAGGTGAGTCCCTCTTTGATGCGGACGCGCGCCGAAACACCGTCAGGGACGCGAATGTCGATCGAGGCCGCACCAGCTGAAAGGTCCAAAATCGACGCGCCGCGTGCAGGCAGGGTCACACTTGAGTTGCTGGCGCCGGTTTGCAATCTGATCTGTGAGGCGAGTACATTTGTCAGATCCATATCCAACTGACTTGCACCTGTCTCCACATTGATTGTGGCTGGGACTTCCTGACTCAATTGAAATCTCCAGACGCCATCATCAGGCCCAACGAACGGGACGAAAGACGCGCCCGCTTCAATACGGACATCGAGCTTGTCTCCGTCCAATCGAGAGGTGTCTTTCATCCCAGTGGCAGATGAACCTACCAAGGCTTTGCCTACTGGTGCGCCACCTTTGATCTCGAACTGACCTGCGCCGTGTGCAAAACTATAGCGAACGCTTTTTGCGTTTTGCAGTGCAATATCGAATTGTTCTGCAGATTGTTCAGGTTTCCAAAAGACATTCAAGATCATCCAGCCACCGATGAGGATCAGTGCCAGCGGCCAAATGTAAACGAAGACGTTCTTGATAATGCCTTGTTGTTGGAGGAAGAACAGCCCGCCCAAAAGAATGAGCGCAACTCCCCAAAAAATGTTATCGCGTTTCATTGAGTCGCTCCTCTATTTCCTCGCATAAAACCGCGTGCGAGAATATACAGACCCAACAAAATGAGAACGATGGGCAGGCCATATTCTCCAAGGATCGAAAGCCCACCGAAGAATGTGGCAAAGATGAGGAAGAGTACCGCGCTGGTGACGATGAGTCTCAGCCCGTGGCCGATATTCCTGCGGGTGTTCTCACCGAGCAAACCCGCCAGAATGGAACCGACACCCACGAAGCCGGGGATCAACGTCCACATGTAAGACCAGGAGGCGAAGTTACCGGTCTCATTCTGGTAATACAAAATGCCACCGACACCCGCCACAATGGAGGCAGGGACAGCCATGCCGGGGGAACCCGTGAGCAGGCCGATGAAGAGGATGAGAACGCCTGCGCCGATGGTCCACATCGGCCAGGAGAAGTTGAGGTTGATCCATTTTTCAAGAGCGGGCACCTGGCGAACGGCCAAAAGCCACCCGCCGACCGCAAGAAGGATGAGACCGAGAGCAAGACTGGAACGATTTTGTTTCATGATGATTCTCCTTGTGAAAATCCAAAAGTAACTATTAATATTGTACGCCCATGTGTGGGAAAAGTTTCATGTTTCTTGAAACTTGTTTTGAGAGAACTTTACTTTGTGATGTCTTGTAGCGCGAACCAACTTCCCTTGTGTTCTGGGTGTTCTGTCTCGACTAAGATCCGCTTCGTCACTAAGCTGGAAATTGCCCTTGTGACGAGTTCCTTTTTCCACCCGAACAGTTTGACAGCGTCACGTTCCTGCGCCGCGCCCACAGATTGGAAATAGAGTTCCACGAGTTTTGCACGTGCTTCGCCTTCGCCGATCTTGCGTGCCTGCTCGGGCAACTCAGGGAAGTGGCGCGGAACAAGTTGGTAAATAAACGAATACTTCCATGCGCCTGCCTGCGATACACCCACGGGCAATATCTTGAAATCGGACTGTAGATATTCGAGTGCCTTGTTGAACTCTGAATCTTTTGCGTTGGATAACTTGGACGCTTTGCGCAAGTCCAATGTATTCATCGCCCCTTCGTTGAGAAGCACCTCGTAGACTTGTTTCGCTGACTGCGTCATGCGCCCTTCTTCGTATGTCAGCAGGTAATCTTCTTCGGGCGAACCGTAGTTTTCTGAGAGCGCATAAAAATAGGGGGCCACGTCGAGCGAGATCATGGTTGCTTTTTTGCGAAGGATCTTCGCGTAGTACCAGATCTTTTTATCAAGCGCTCCATCTTTCCACCCCCACGTGATGTGACCGGGGTCATCGTGTTTATCGGCGACGGGTCTGTTACCGGCAACGGCTGTCCATAGACTGGGCATGTCGATGCCAGCGATGGGCCAGAAGAAAATGAATCCGCGTTGATCCACGAATTTCAAAGCTTGGGCGGGAGATGAAAGCCTTTTAGACGGAGGCAGGTTGAAGGTCCGTGTGCGATGCGTGTTGAGTTTCTTGATGTCAATTGTGGGCATGTGACGATTATAATCTCCTACTATGCGAGTCTTATTTATATTCATGGACGGAATCGGTTTAGGCGAAAACGATCCAGAGACAAATCCGTTGGCGCGCGCGAAGATGCCGAACTTGAATGCGTTGCTCGATGGACGGTCACTGCTGAAAGAGTCCGCGCCGTTTGTGGGGGAACATGCATCACTGCTCGCCATTGACCCGAACGTGGGCGTGGACGGTTTGCCGCAATCGGCAACGGGACAGGCGATGTTGTTGACGGGTGTCAACGTTTCGGCGGAGATCGGGTATCACTATGGGCCGAAGCCGAACCCTGAAGTGGCCGCGTATTTGAACGGCGGCACGCTGTTCTCGCGTTGTGTGGAAGCGGGCAAGAAAACGACTTTGCTCAATGCGTATCCGCCGCGTTACTTCGATGGGATCGATTCGGGCAAGCGCAATTATTCGTCCATCCCGATGGCAGTGACGAATGCGGGCCTTGAGCTTTTTCGGCACGAAGATTATTTTGCTGGCCGCGCCCTCTCGGCAGACTTCACTGGTGAAGGCTGGCGGACGATGCTTGGCTTCCCCGATGCACCCTTGATGGAACCGCATGATGCAGGACGTAAACTTGCATCGCTTGCGATGGAGTACGACTTCTCTTTGTTCGAGTATTGGGCAAGCGATTATGCCGGTCACAAACAGCAAATGGGCACGGCAGTGGGATTGATGGAGGCGTTTGATGGGGTGATTGGTGGATTAGTGGAAAGTGGAAAGTGGGAGGATGAGTTGTTGATTGTGGTGACTTCCGATCATGGAAACATGGAAGATATGTCCACACGCAGGCACACGGATGCAATGGTCCCTGCCTTGGTGATCGGGGAGAAGAACGCGCGGGAGGAGTTTACGCACGATATGAAAAACATCACAGATATTGCCCCAGCGATTTGGAAAGCGGTGGAGAACCACTAATTAATTCTTGGCAATCAATCAAATTAGGCGTATAGTATGAACAATTGCGGGAGAAATTCCGTATAAGACTCCATATGGGCGTCATCTACGGAAAATGTCCGCATAAGACCCCAAATCAGCGTCATATACAGAAAACATCCGCATAAGACCCCGTAGGGGGTGGTTATACGGAAAGTTTCCGTCTAATACATAGTTGGGCGCTGGGTCATACATTGAGAATTTATGAGCATTCCTTCTAATATTGCACTAGTCAACGCATTTGGGAAAGCAGGGGTAGACTATTTCAATTGTAAAGAGCAATTGATAAAGTCTCATCCAAGCTGGAATCAAGACAGTGACGCAAGAATATCTGTTTTCTCAAAATGCGCCAATGTATTTGGAAGTGTAAATTTAGGAATGAACTTTATTATGCTCAACTTGACAAGTGATGAGTGGTGGCAATCAAAATCCGAACAAAAAATCCCTGATGAACTTATCAAGCATTCAATACATGAGTTTGATGTTTTCCTAAAAATCAGCTTTTTTCATTTGTTTTTTTCTTCCATTGAAAGTTCATTTAGAGCTATCGTTCAGGCACTTGACCCACAAGCATGTAACAATGGAAAAAGCGACTTCAAAAATCTGTATTCTTGGTTATTAAGCAGGCTAAAACTTTCAAGGTGGAATAATTTATTGGACCTGTTGCGTTGCATCCGAAATACTATTCACAATAACGGGATATATTTCCCTAAAAGCGGAAAAAATGAGAAAATCTCTTATAAAGGAATTGACTACAATTTTGTTGTAGGAAGTAAAATTGGTTTTACATGGGAACAACTTTTAGAGTTTACAAGTGATGTCAAAGACATGCTTCGCGAAATAATTGAAAGTCCAGAAGTGGCTTCACATGCGAGTGTTGGAGATCCGTTTGCCCAATAATCTTAAGCATTAAAAGCGCCCAACAAAGCGTGCACCTGACGCTGGGGATTCTGCGCAAATCTCAAACAGTTTTCTGCGCCTTATCATTTTTCTGGTTGGACGGCTTCGCCGTCCCCGCCCCAGCGCAGGTAACGCAAACCGTTGGCTTGCCCCTTGTATAAAATGAGTAAAAATATGCCAAAATCAAGTCGCAGTATACAAAAAATAATAAACCCAATATACAACTACTCTGCTTGGGTCTTTTCTGTATTTTTTATTATCGTTGTGCTTGTTTTCGTCACTCAATATTTTCAAGGTGAGTTGAGTAAATGTTTCACTCCAACTGTTCTTGCGTTTAGCGTGTTAAACTTAATCACGCCATTGGTCGCCAACTATTTATACAAGACCTTTTCGTCACTGCAAAATGCAGTTAGTACTTTAACAGAGACAAATCAGAAAAAATGGTTTTCACAACAGGAATCATTTATCTTTGGTGTCAATACTGGCTCTGTCGCTACTGCAATATTCTTGGCTATCTGTGGTGGAATACTAAATTATGGCATGGTGGGATGTGTCTGGACTGGCATCGCAAAATTTTTCTACTTCTTACATGTGATTGTGCTTTTTGGTGCGCTGGGAGTGTTAGGTTGGGCATACTGGGGAATATTACTGTTTTTTTATCGGTTACAAAACCTCAAGTTAAATCCACAACCATTTCAAGCAAAAAAAGACGAGTTTGAAGAAATAAGCACTTTACTTTTTGGAATATTTTCCACTGGCGCAATTTTATATATTGTAGCAATAACAGCAACTTGGATAAGTCCGCTTGTTGATTATCTTGAAGTGTTTATGCTTCAATATTTGATTTTTCCATTAGCAATCGTAATCGCAGGCTTTTTCATTTTAGCGCAACATTTTCTACATGAGATTATGAAGCAAAGCAAGAAGACTAGATTAAATAAAATCTTAGCATTCACAGTGAAACTTTACAATAAATGGGAAAAATCCCAATTATCCACTCACCGAACAGCAATTAATGATTTACTTTCATGGAAAGAGAAAATCGAAACGGAAAAAGATTTTCCTTTTAATTTTTTTACAATTGTATTCGTTCTAGCGGCTGTGTTTTTGCCGACAATAGCCTTATTTTTGCCAACAATAAAAACAATTATTAAGTTGTTTTGAATTCCAAAAGCAAGCCAACAAAGCGTGCACTGGACGCTGGGGATTCTGCGGCAATCTCAAGCAGTTTTCTATACCTTAGCATTTTTCCAGTCGGACGGCTTTGCTGTCCCCGCCCCAGCGCAGGTAACGCAAACCGTTAACCTTACAAAAATCGCATAAAGACTTAACTGCCGAGTAAGTACAAATACGGTGAGTAGGAATCCTCAAATGCTAACTACTGAACAAACCACCAAAGCAGAAAAACTATTATCCCTTCACACGAACGGACAACTTCTAATCCTGCCAAATATCTGGAATCCGATTGGGGCGCGGGTTTTGGAGAGCAAGGGATATCCTGCAGTAGCGACCGCCAGTGCGGCGATTGCCGAATCGCTTGGGTATGCGGATGGGGAGAATATTCGCTTTGAAACCATGCTGGAGATGTTGACCCGCATTGCGCGGAGTGTGGATGTCCCTGTCACGGCGGATATAGAAGCAGGATATGCCAGCACCGTAAGCGAACTCAAAGACTCGATCCATGAAGTGTTGAAAACAGGCGTTGTGGGAATCAATATCGAAGATAGCTTGGTCGAGGGCGTGTCCATGCGCTCTGTGCGGGAGCAGTGCGAACGAATTGCCGCTGTCCGTGAGGCGGCGGATCAATATGGCGTGCATTTGGTTATCAACGCCCGTGTAGACAGTTTCTTTTTGGATAGCCTGGGTGCTGGGCAAGAGAAACTTGAAGATGCTGTCGCACGTGCTAACGCGTACGCTGAAGCTGGCGCGGATTGCATTTACCCCATCGGCCCGGGTGACAGGGAGACGGTCAGCCTGTTACGTCAACGGATCGTTGTGCCGTTGAATATCCTTGCCACGCCCAATGCGGTCAGTTTGACAGACTTGCAACGGCTGGGCATTAACCGAGTCAGTTTTGGACCGTTCATCTTTCGGTCGTTGTTGGCGAAGTTTGTTCGCATCGCAGATGAATTAAAGGATTTTGGCCCGTATTCCGTTTTTGCTGAACAAAGTATGTCTGGAAAAGACGTGACGAAATTTTTGATCTCAGGAAAAGAGTAGCTTCTACACAAAACGCATAAAGACTTGGTTACCGAGCAGGCGTCCGTGTTGGGTGAGCCTTAAGACTTCCGAAGTCTCCGAGACTTCGGAAGTCTGTTTTTCAAGTAACCCCAACTTCAATAATTCATTGATTTCTTTACCGAACACATCCTGCATGGACTGTCCGAATCTTGTTTGGAATTCTTGAAACGAAACGCCTTCCTGCGTGAGGCGTAAGCCAGTCATCATGAACTCGGACATATCGTCTTTGGGAGTTTGTTTGTGTTGGTTGACTGTTGCGGGAGATAAAGGAAAAGTCTGACGGCTAATGGCTAATGGCTGAGTTAGTCGTTCGATATAGGTTTTGATTCGTAATACATTTGAGTAACGGTAGCCGTCTGCGTATCCGTGCCCGCCAGCGCCGAAGGCCAGATAGGGGAGTCCGCGCCAGTATTGCAGATTATGTTTGCAAGCAAACGACGATGGACGATAGACGATGGACGATAAATTGTCTAAGGTCGATTGTCGATGGTCATCCTTTGCCCAATTGGAAATCTCATATTGCACATACCCGTTCGCTTCCAATATTTCGCTCAGCCATTCGTACATTTCTGCGGCGAGATCGGGATCGGGAAGGGGGAGCATGCCTTTCGATGACCAACGTCCGAAGGGAGTGCCGTGTTCGAGGGTCAGTGCGTAAGCGGAGATGTGTTCGGGGTGCAGGTCGAGAATCCGCTGGACGGTGGTTTGCCATGTTTCGAGTGTTTGTTCAGGCAGACCATAGATTAGATCAAGGTTGAGGTTATCGAACCCTGCTTTGCGTGCGGATGTCACGGCTTCGATCACATCAATAAAGTTGTGCGCACGCTCAAGCATTTTTAATTCGAATGCGTTTGCCGATTGGACACCGTAGCTGATGCGGTTGATGCCGATCTCACGAAGCTGACATAACGCTTCGTACGTCACTGTGCCGGGGTTGGCCTCGATGGA
Proteins encoded in this window:
- a CDS encoding winged helix DNA-binding domain-containing protein, whose product is MPTIDIKKLNTHRTRTFNLPPSKRLSSPAQALKFVDQRGFIFFWPIAGIDMPSLWTAVAGNRPVADKHDDPGHITWGWKDGALDKKIWYYAKILRKKATMISLDVAPYFYALSENYGSPEEDYLLTYEEGRMTQSAKQVYEVLLNEGAMNTLDLRKASKLSNAKDSEFNKALEYLQSDFKILPVGVSQAGAWKYSFIYQLVPRHFPELPEQARKIGEGEARAKLVELYFQSVGAAQERDAVKLFGWKKELVTRAISSLVTKRILVETEHPEHKGSWFALQDITK
- a CDS encoding metalloenzyme domain-containing protein, coding for MDGIGLGENDPETNPLARAKMPNLNALLDGRSLLKESAPFVGEHASLLAIDPNVGVDGLPQSATGQAMLLTGVNVSAEIGYHYGPKPNPEVAAYLNGGTLFSRCVEAGKKTTLLNAYPPRYFDGIDSGKRNYSSIPMAVTNAGLELFRHEDYFAGRALSADFTGEGWRTMLGFPDAPLMEPHDAGRKLASLAMEYDFSLFEYWASDYAGHKQQMGTAVGLMEAFDGVIGGLVESGKWEDELLIVVTSDHGNMEDMSTRRHTDAMVPALVIGEKNAREEFTHDMKNITDIAPAIWKAVENH
- a CDS encoding isocitrate lyase/phosphoenolpyruvate mutase family protein, translating into MLTTEQTTKAEKLLSLHTNGQLLILPNIWNPIGARVLESKGYPAVATASAAIAESLGYADGENIRFETMLEMLTRIARSVDVPVTADIEAGYASTVSELKDSIHEVLKTGVVGINIEDSLVEGVSMRSVREQCERIAAVREAADQYGVHLVINARVDSFFLDSLGAGQEKLEDAVARANAYAEAGADCIYPIGPGDRETVSLLRQRIVVPLNILATPNAVSLTDLQRLGINRVSFGPFIFRSLLAKFVRIADELKDFGPYSVFAEQSMSGKDVTKFLISGKE
- the hemW gene encoding radical SAM family heme chaperone HemW; amino-acid sequence: MSYTIITLMNYSLYFHIPFCTHRCAYCDFNTYAGQEDMIPAYVDALCKEIEFVGHNRRDGQLPSPTIHTIFFGGGTPSLLSPLQFDSIFKSIRSAFTLTPDAEISIEANPGTVTYEALCQLREIGINRISYGVQSANAFELKMLERAHNFIDVIEAVTSARKAGFDNLNLDLIYGLPEQTLETWQTTVQRILDLHPEHISAYALTLEHGTPFGRWSSKGMLPLPDPDLAAEMYEWLSEILEANGYVQYEISNWAKDDHRQSTLDNLSSIVYRPSSFACKHNLQYWRGLPYLAFGAGGHGYADGYRYSNVLRIKTYIERLTQPLAISRQTFPLSPATVNQHKQTPKDDMSEFMMTGLRLTQEGVSFQEFQTRFGQSMQDVFGKEINELLKLGLLEKQTSEVSETSEVLRLTQHGRLLGNQVFMRFV